The following coding sequences are from one Anas acuta chromosome 15, bAnaAcu1.1, whole genome shotgun sequence window:
- the MMD2 gene encoding monocyte to macrophage differentiation factor 2, whose amino-acid sequence MFVSRVLDFQKTRYARFMNHRVPSNRRYQPTEYEHAANCATHAFWILPSILGSSILYILSDDQWETISAWIYGFGLSSLFIVSTIFHTISWKKRHLRTVEHCLHMFDRMVIYFFIAASYAPWLNLRELGPWASHMRWIIWIMASVGTVYVFFFHERYKLVELVCYVIMGFFPAVVILSMPNRDGLPELVAGGLSYCLGMVFFKSDGRIPFAHAIWHLFVAIGAGIHYYAIWRYLYRPSTLEAKRPR is encoded by the exons ATGTTCGTGTCCCGAGTCCTGGACTTCCAGAAGACGCGTTACGCCAG GTTCATGAATCACCGCGTCCCCTCCAACCGCAGGTACCAGCCGACGGAGTACGAGCACGCAGCCAACTGTGCCACCCACGCC TTCTGGATCCTGCCCAGCATCCTCGGCAGCTCCATCCTCTACATCCTCTCCGACGACCAGTGGGAGACCATCTCGGCCTGGATCTATGGCTTTGGCTTGTCCAGCCTCTTCATCGTCTCCACCATCTTCCACACCATCTCCTGGAAGAAGAGGCACCTCAG GACCGTGGAGCACTGCTTGCACATGTTCGACAGGATGGTGATCTACTTCTTCATCGCCGCCTCCTACGCTCCCTG GCTGAACCTGCGGGAGCTGGGGCCCTGGGCCTCCCACATGCGCTGGATCATCTGGATCATGGCATCGGTCGGCACCGTCTACGTCTTCTTCTTCCATGAGCG GTACAAGCTGGTGGAGCTGGTGTGCTACGTTATCATGGGCTTCTTCCCCGCCGTGGTCATCCTCTCCATG cccAACAGGGATGGCCTCCCGGAGCTGGTGGCCGGCGGGCTCTCCTACTGCCTGGGCATGGTCTTCTTCAAAAGCGACGGCCGCATCCCCTTCGCCCACGCCATCTGGCACCTCTTCGTGGCCATCGGGGCCGGCATCCACTACTATGCCATCTGGAGGTACCTCTACCGGCCCAGCACGCTGGAGGCCAAAAGGCCCCGATAG